A stretch of the Campylobacter concisus genome encodes the following:
- a CDS encoding flagellar hook-length control protein FliK gives MNISNTSVQTGQNTTQNVPVRKNEGSLFKNQPSVQTPSEQSISETLDNVGKLVARVLDDLKSASSLSKAEQILSQAKDTKIAPNLASELSDLTKSLEAEATQNESPEIKSLALKLKEFLKPIADLKAGSLNDQIKNSGVMLEANLKDALSPEKLPNSVQKLLSDIKNLSSGNLLNQILTLNDEKLDNQNSFSKLASILEKASNDAKNILDNSNIKTLLKDVDKLDSVVKFLDKNFSKDQNGELVKNQIGKMQNFISNLSEKVASLANEKLNQNFGFSQNHKELKTILDSIKNDLKTLNNIGDEVGLVKAFNEMSDVSKDGSLQDKLQSAARRLAHSLSLADAKASLAKNELSESKALLKQLNLATNDINNITTKNSGEISKVLSQDIKSTLLNISEKSQNSQSVNAANKMISQIEMHQMISSLQGGIQTYMPYIWDGVEGGNIAFKQGKKDKFYAQIDLNFKKFGQINVMVGLIDKRYIDLSVATQTNEFKELILSNSSELKQAISKLGLIVSNFNIKTLSKVKLNDRFKKFGGLDVGFDKKI, from the coding sequence TTGAATATATCAAATACTTCGGTTCAAACTGGACAAAATACTACTCAAAATGTGCCAGTTCGTAAAAATGAAGGCTCGCTTTTTAAAAATCAGCCAAGTGTGCAAACGCCTAGTGAGCAGAGCATTTCAGAGACACTTGATAATGTTGGAAAACTCGTTGCAAGAGTACTTGATGATCTAAAAAGTGCTTCAAGTCTTAGCAAGGCTGAACAAATTTTATCTCAGGCAAAAGATACGAAAATCGCTCCAAATTTAGCCAGTGAGCTATCAGACCTTACAAAAAGCTTAGAAGCAGAAGCAACCCAAAATGAAAGCCCTGAGATAAAGAGCTTGGCTTTAAAGCTCAAAGAATTTCTAAAGCCAATAGCCGATCTAAAAGCTGGCTCGCTCAATGATCAGATCAAAAATTCAGGTGTCATGCTTGAAGCAAATTTAAAAGATGCACTTAGCCCAGAGAAGCTTCCAAACTCGGTTCAGAAGCTACTAAGCGATATAAAAAATCTCTCAAGTGGGAATTTACTAAATCAAATTTTAACCCTAAATGATGAAAAATTAGATAATCAAAACTCTTTTTCAAAGCTTGCTTCTATACTTGAAAAAGCGAGCAATGACGCAAAAAACATTCTTGATAACTCAAACATAAAAACCCTTTTAAAAGATGTTGATAAGCTTGATAGTGTGGTTAAATTTTTAGATAAAAATTTTTCAAAAGATCAAAATGGCGAGCTAGTAAAAAATCAAATAGGCAAAATGCAAAATTTCATCTCAAATTTAAGCGAGAAAGTCGCAAGCCTAGCAAATGAAAAGCTAAATCAAAATTTTGGTTTTAGCCAAAATCACAAAGAGCTAAAAACTATCCTTGATAGCATAAAAAACGATCTAAAAACGCTAAATAATATAGGCGATGAAGTAGGGCTTGTAAAAGCGTTTAATGAGATGAGCGATGTTTCAAAGGATGGCAGCTTGCAAGATAAGCTTCAAAGTGCGGCGAGACGTCTTGCTCATAGCCTAAGTCTTGCTGATGCTAAGGCAAGTTTGGCTAAAAATGAGCTAAGTGAGAGCAAGGCGCTTTTAAAGCAGTTAAATCTCGCTACAAATGATATAAATAACATTACGACTAAAAATAGTGGTGAAATTTCAAAGGTGCTAAGCCAAGATATAAAAAGTACGCTTTTAAATATCAGTGAAAAGAGTCAAAACTCACAAAGCGTAAATGCTGCAAATAAGATGATTTCACAGATTGAGATGCATCAAATGATATCAAGCCTTCAAGGCGGGATTCAAACCTATATGCCTTATATTTGGGACGGCGTTGAGGGTGGAAATATCGCATTTAAGCAAGGCAAAAAGGATAAATTTTACGCTCAGATCGATCTGAATTTTAAGAAATTTGGACAGATAAATGTGATGGTTGGACTTATTGATAAAAGATACATTGATCTCTCGGTAGCTACGCAAACAAATGAGTTTAAGGAGCTAATTCTTTCAAACTCTAGTGAATTAAAACAAGCAATATCAAAGCTTGGACTCATAGTTTCAAACTTTAATATCAAAACTTTGTCAAAAGTAAAGTTAAATGATAGATTTAAAAAATTTGGTGGCCTTGATGTGGGCTTTGATAAGAAAATTTAA
- a CDS encoding FlhB-like flagellar biosynthesis protein: MQVNKKKAVALGYNRSKDNAPRVLASGAGEIANRIIDLAKEHDIPIKEDPDLIEILSKVEVDQEIPPNLYKAVAEIFSFLYKITKK; the protein is encoded by the coding sequence ATGCAAGTAAATAAGAAAAAAGCAGTAGCTCTTGGCTACAACAGATCTAAAGATAATGCTCCAAGAGTGCTGGCTAGTGGCGCTGGCGAGATAGCAAATAGAATAATTGATCTTGCAAAAGAGCATGATATACCGATCAAAGAGGATCCTGATCTTATTGAAATTTTAAGCAAGGTTGAAGTTGATCAAGAAATTCCACCAAATTTATATAAAGCTGTTGCTGAAATTTTTAGCTTTTTATATAAGATCACAAAGAAATGA
- a CDS encoding CheB methylesterase domain-containing protein: MAQKLILIGASTGGPGHLKKLLKNVKLNGAIIVIAQHMNKMFINSFAMQIGKECGLDVEILNERKILKENTVYVCEQNVVVSPNLPISAKPNTEEKTIYTPNVDVLFKSGVGICKSANVLAILLTGIGDDGASGLDKLYKAGAKCIAENEESAIVYGMPKRAKELNQSLKSLNLTMIKKELEDFLNAIN, encoded by the coding sequence GTGGCACAAAAATTAATATTAATAGGGGCGTCTACTGGCGGGCCTGGGCATTTAAAAAAGTTATTAAAAAACGTAAAACTAAATGGAGCTATCATCGTGATAGCCCAGCACATGAATAAAATGTTTATAAACTCTTTTGCTATGCAAATCGGAAAAGAGTGTGGCTTGGATGTTGAAATTTTAAATGAGAGGAAAATTTTAAAAGAAAATACCGTATATGTTTGCGAGCAAAATGTAGTGGTATCACCAAATTTACCAATCAGTGCAAAACCAAATACAGAAGAAAAGACTATATATACGCCAAATGTTGATGTGTTGTTTAAATCTGGAGTAGGAATTTGTAAAAGCGCAAATGTCCTAGCTATCTTGCTAACTGGTATCGGAGATGATGGTGCATCTGGGCTTGATAAGCTTTATAAGGCTGGAGCAAAATGTATAGCTGAAAATGAAGAGAGCGCGATAGTTTATGGCATGCCAAAACGTGCAAAAGAGCTAAATCAAAGCTTAAAATCATTAAATCTAACTATGATAAAAAAAGAGCTGGAGGATTTTTTAAATGCTATTAACTAA
- a CDS encoding CheR family methyltransferase, translated as MLLTNDAKDTKTMQTNTSQDMDSFNEFMNVIKTLCGVDLEPKRDITLQRITIFIRDRQIKSFKDLVSMIRYNSSLRQDILNLVTVNETYFYRELPQLKDVIYYAKELGGARILCAPCSTGDESYSLAMLAYEMGFKQHEISIVGIDINSEAIASCQNGIFSERSLHRLSDFQKERFFTKVDDKFKIKKEILPRCEFKILNVFDDAIFNLGKFDIVLSRNMMIYFDDDFRLKCVERLHKLLKPDGRLYAGHADLVPYTPAYEKRFSNGTTYYLKK; from the coding sequence ATGCTATTAACTAATGACGCAAAAGATACAAAAACAATGCAAACAAATACTTCACAAGATATGGATAGTTTTAATGAATTTATGAACGTTATCAAAACTCTTTGCGGAGTTGATCTGGAGCCAAAAAGAGATATTACGTTGCAACGAATTACCATTTTTATTAGAGATCGCCAGATAAAAAGCTTTAAAGATCTTGTTTCGATGATAAGATATAACTCAAGCTTACGACAAGACATTTTAAATCTAGTAACTGTAAATGAGACTTATTTTTATAGAGAGTTGCCTCAACTTAAAGATGTGATCTATTACGCAAAGGAGCTTGGAGGAGCTAGAATTTTGTGTGCTCCTTGCTCCACTGGAGATGAGTCATATTCTCTCGCAATGCTTGCTTATGAGATGGGATTTAAACAGCATGAAATTTCAATCGTAGGTATAGACATAAACTCAGAAGCCATAGCAAGCTGTCAAAATGGCATTTTTAGTGAGAGGAGCTTGCATAGGTTAAGCGATTTTCAAAAAGAGAGATTTTTTACAAAAGTCGATGATAAATTTAAGATAAAAAAAGAAATTTTACCAAGGTGTGAGTTTAAAATTTTAAATGTTTTTGATGATGCTATTTTTAATCTAGGAAAATTTGATATCGTGCTTTCAAGAAATATGATGATCTATTTTGATGATGATTTTAGATTAAAATGCGTTGAGAGGCTTCATAAATTGCTTAAGCCAGATGGTAGGCTTTACGCTGGGCACGCTGATCTTGTTCCTTACACTCCGGCTTATGAAAAACGCTTTTCAAATGGAACTACCTACTATCTAAAAAAATAA
- a CDS encoding MFS transporter, whose amino-acid sequence MKEYLKLLKEEKNFRLLSIIQLICYFGVWFSHTGIFTLLIKLDAPVWAITLSAAMAFIPGVVIAPFSGILVDKFSPKPMLVIMMAVETISVFMLLFIDSLDFLWLLLLIIFVRNGTGGMYFQVEMSVLPKILSKENLKLANEIHSIIWAVSYTAGMGLAGVYIHFFGIKSAFLLDGILYILSFGFLYFLNLQGLKPEFIEKPLKMLKNGLVYLKENRLIVHLIFLHAFVGITAYDALIALLADYKYANLLSTSLVIGLLNTSRSISLMFAPAILSKFINKNTLIFVYIGQGLGIIIWALSLWNFYLSLIGIIFAGFCTSSLWSYTYTMLQQNCKKEFYGRVIAYNDMIFLGFSALISFIIGLLYDIGFSVEMIASFMGSLFFIGAFYYHIVLKSYKIR is encoded by the coding sequence TTGAAAGAATATCTTAAACTTTTAAAAGAAGAGAAAAATTTTCGCCTCTTAAGCATCATTCAGCTTATATGCTATTTTGGCGTATGGTTTTCGCACACAGGTATTTTTACCCTTCTTATCAAGCTTGACGCTCCTGTTTGGGCAATTACGCTAAGTGCAGCGATGGCATTTATCCCAGGTGTTGTCATAGCTCCATTTAGTGGAATTTTAGTTGATAAATTTAGCCCAAAACCAATGCTTGTCATCATGATGGCAGTTGAGACGATAAGCGTTTTCATGCTTCTTTTTATAGACTCACTTGATTTTTTATGGCTACTTTTACTTATTATTTTTGTTAGAAATGGCACTGGCGGAATGTATTTTCAAGTAGAGATGAGCGTACTGCCAAAAATTTTAAGCAAAGAAAATCTTAAACTCGCAAATGAGATCCACTCTATCATCTGGGCAGTCTCATACACCGCTGGCATGGGGCTAGCGGGAGTTTATATACACTTTTTTGGTATTAAAAGCGCCTTTTTGCTTGATGGCATACTATACATTCTTAGCTTTGGATTTTTATATTTTTTAAATTTACAAGGTCTAAAGCCAGAATTTATAGAAAAACCACTAAAAATGCTAAAAAATGGCCTTGTTTATTTAAAAGAAAACAGACTCATCGTGCACCTTATATTTTTGCACGCCTTTGTTGGCATTACTGCTTATGACGCATTGATAGCACTTTTAGCTGATTACAAATATGCAAATTTACTCTCGACATCGCTAGTTATAGGACTATTAAATACTTCAAGATCCATTTCACTTATGTTTGCTCCAGCCATACTTAGTAAATTTATAAATAAAAATACGCTTATTTTCGTATATATCGGTCAAGGCCTTGGTATCATTATTTGGGCTTTATCGCTTTGGAATTTTTATCTATCGCTTATTGGCATTATCTTCGCTGGATTTTGCACATCAAGTCTTTGGAGCTACACCTATACAATGCTTCAGCAAAACTGCAAAAAAGAATTTTATGGCCGAGTGATTGCATATAACGATATGATTTTTCTTGGCTTTAGCGCTCTTATTTCATTTATCATTGGTCTGCTTTATGATATTGGATTTAGCGTTGAGATGATTGCGAGTTTTATGGGAAGCCTCTTTTTTATAGGGGCTTTTTACTATCACATAGTATTAAAAAGCTACAAAATAAGGTGA
- a CDS encoding copper resistance protein NlpE, which produces MKYLFAILISFFILGCAKNENLEPNQNTQNTVKEDKPLVQANTPKKPEKLILPNSIYSSFHTILPCPNCEGIKTIITLNKDKTYTKTMLTMDKEVSLVEKNGTFDVDDSAIILKDENGNLSYFAPNKNSLLQLDDKKNKRVGVLAQIYNFEPVNKAYKDSFFAKFYKFKNKDNFLDIVIVPSKNGAKISFYSSLKNGSPLCEFSSELLYDKGIFYLLDEKGIALSIHRINNAIFLVANNKICKNAHISGQYKKDKDQKNLFGKGFFAELTNESANRDVIKIYGSKNIKRDNTKKESSYIVTNKNERIFEYTLLNGIITNIEIYSNEFKTPENISLKSNFKDIKNSLVTSKFSSDKNNIYLKIDSHDMLITLKNPLAKEITSLNDIPDETKIEQITLMWNQ; this is translated from the coding sequence ATGAAATATCTTTTTGCCATACTTATCTCATTTTTCATCCTTGGCTGCGCAAAAAATGAAAATTTAGAGCCAAATCAAAACACACAAAATACAGTAAAAGAAGACAAGCCGTTAGTTCAGGCAAATACACCAAAGAAGCCAGAAAAGCTAATACTTCCAAACTCAATTTATAGTAGTTTTCACACTATTTTGCCTTGCCCAAACTGCGAAGGTATAAAAACTATCATCACGTTAAATAAAGACAAAACCTACACAAAAACAATGCTTACTATGGATAAAGAAGTAAGCTTAGTTGAAAAAAATGGCACATTTGATGTTGATGATAGTGCTATCATTTTAAAAGATGAAAATGGCAATCTTAGCTACTTCGCACCAAATAAAAACTCACTTCTTCAGCTTGATGACAAGAAAAATAAGCGAGTTGGCGTGCTAGCTCAAATTTATAATTTTGAACCGGTAAATAAAGCTTACAAAGATAGTTTTTTTGCTAAATTTTATAAATTTAAAAACAAAGATAACTTTTTAGATATAGTAATCGTGCCAAGTAAAAATGGTGCGAAAATAAGTTTTTATTCATCGTTAAAAAATGGCTCGCCACTTTGCGAGTTTAGCTCTGAGCTACTTTACGACAAAGGAATTTTTTACCTTTTAGATGAAAAAGGCATTGCTCTAAGCATACACAGGATAAATAATGCAATTTTTCTAGTAGCAAATAACAAAATTTGTAAAAATGCTCACATAAGCGGACAATATAAAAAAGATAAAGATCAAAAAAATCTCTTTGGTAAAGGCTTTTTTGCAGAGCTGACAAACGAATCAGCAAATAGAGATGTGATAAAAATTTATGGCTCAAAAAACATAAAACGAGATAATACAAAAAAAGAAAGCAGCTACATCGTAACAAACAAAAACGAAAGAATTTTTGAATACACCTTGCTAAATGGCATTATTACAAACATTGAAATTTATTCAAACGAGTTTAAAACTCCAGAAAATATCAGCCTTAAATCAAATTTCAAAGACATAAAAAATTCTCTCGTTACCTCTAAATTTAGTAGTGACAAAAACAATATCTATCTAAAAATAGATAGCCACGATATGTTAATCACACTAAAAAATCCACTTGCAAAAGAGATAACAAGCCTAAACGATATACCAGATGAAACAAAGATAGAGCAAATAACGCTAATGTGGAATCAATAA
- a CDS encoding copper resistance protein NlpE, with the protein MKNFIFALSAALLLAGCASSSQNTNVPQGKCEVKSSCEAPISSIEGTYKAFLPCASCMGVDSRLTLKKDGTFESVMDYKSKDNYKAVSKGKYSIENGVITTIDEYKEKSFYKIEGENLKMLDMDQKEVTGELKDKYIFKRVK; encoded by the coding sequence ATGAAAAATTTTATATTTGCACTAAGTGCGGCTCTACTTTTGGCAGGTTGTGCATCATCTAGCCAAAACACAAACGTCCCACAAGGCAAATGTGAAGTAAAAAGTAGCTGCGAAGCTCCAATTAGCAGCATCGAGGGCACTTATAAAGCATTTTTACCTTGCGCTAGTTGCATGGGTGTTGATTCACGCTTAACATTAAAAAAAGATGGCACATTTGAAAGTGTAATGGACTATAAGTCAAAAGACAACTACAAAGCCGTTAGCAAAGGCAAATACTCAATTGAAAATGGTGTGATAACAACGATTGATGAGTATAAAGAAAAGAGCTTTTATAAAATAGAAGGCGAGAACCTAAAAATGCTAGATATGGATCAAAAAGAGGTCACTGGCGAGCTAAAAGATAAATACATCTTTAAACGCGTAAAATAA
- a CDS encoding SPFH domain-containing protein: protein MQIEAFGVLVVVLVIFAFLFLKAGIKIVSQADNLLIERLGKFHKVLDGGFHIIIPFVDQIRAIITVKEQLVDITKQQVITKDNVNISVDGIVFLKVFDAKMAVYNVDNYKRAIANLAMTTLRGEIGAMNLDDTLSSRDRLNAALQVALGDAAGNWGVKIMRVEISEISVPLGIEEAMNMQMKAEREKRAIELKALAEKEALIRNAEALKQEKVLQAEAIERMADAKKYEQIAIATAQKEAMDMINDSMSKNANAAEFLLARDRVGAFSELAKNSSKDKILVPYEATELIGSLSVLKNFLAKDKA from the coding sequence ATGCAAATCGAAGCATTTGGCGTTTTAGTCGTAGTTCTGGTTATCTTTGCGTTCTTGTTTTTAAAGGCTGGCATCAAGATCGTCTCACAAGCTGATAATCTACTCATCGAGCGACTTGGTAAATTCCACAAAGTGCTTGACGGTGGATTTCACATAATTATCCCATTTGTCGATCAAATAAGAGCGATAATCACCGTAAAAGAGCAGCTAGTAGATATTACAAAACAGCAAGTCATCACAAAAGATAACGTTAATATAAGCGTCGATGGTATCGTTTTTTTAAAGGTATTTGATGCAAAAATGGCGGTTTATAATGTAGATAACTATAAGCGCGCCATAGCAAATTTAGCCATGACAACGCTTCGTGGCGAGATCGGCGCGATGAATCTTGATGATACACTAAGCTCACGTGACCGCCTAAATGCCGCACTTCAAGTGGCTCTTGGCGACGCTGCTGGCAACTGGGGCGTAAAGATCATGCGTGTAGAAATTTCTGAAATTTCTGTCCCACTTGGCATCGAAGAGGCGATGAATATGCAGATGAAAGCCGAGCGTGAAAAACGTGCGATCGAGCTAAAAGCCTTGGCTGAAAAAGAGGCTTTAATTCGCAATGCCGAAGCACTAAAACAAGAAAAAGTGCTTCAAGCAGAGGCTATAGAGCGTATGGCTGATGCAAAAAAATACGAGCAAATAGCCATTGCAACGGCTCAAAAAGAGGCTATGGATATGATAAATGATAGTATGAGCAAAAACGCAAATGCGGCTGAATTTTTGCTCGCTCGCGATAGAGTCGGTGCATTTAGCGAGCTAGCTAAAAATAGCTCAAAAGATAAAATTTTAGTCCCTTATGAGGCAACTGAGCTTATTGGCTCCCTTAGTGTTTTGAAAAATTTCCTAGCTAAGGATAAGGCGTGA
- a CDS encoding NfeD family protein → MISPFIMIAIGVVLCITEFIFFSFYLLFFGIAFIVVGAINFGFSFAWSYQILITAAIAIVLLVLLKAPLKSKFMSRKESFNEEFLDEAGVGEIRENMVYFKGTLWKYDGNLANGEKVTVLGTKGDKVILK, encoded by the coding sequence GTGATCAGCCCTTTTATAATGATAGCAATCGGTGTGGTTTTGTGTATCACCGAGTTTATCTTCTTTTCATTTTATTTGCTATTTTTTGGCATAGCTTTTATCGTAGTTGGAGCTATAAATTTTGGTTTTAGTTTTGCTTGGAGCTATCAAATTTTAATTACAGCAGCGATTGCGATCGTGCTCCTTGTGCTTTTAAAAGCGCCGTTAAAGAGTAAATTTATGTCCAGAAAAGAGAGCTTTAACGAGGAATTTTTAGACGAAGCCGGAGTTGGCGAGATCAGAGAAAATATGGTCTATTTCAAAGGTACACTTTGGAAATATGACGGAAATTTAGCTAACGGAGAGAAGGTGACGGTTCTTGGCACCAAAGGTGACAAGGTGATATTAAAATAA
- a CDS encoding dehypoxanthine futalosine cyclase: MKRLSVNEAIDLIENAPLHELGKMALARKKELHPDNITTFIVDRNINYTNVCWVDCKFCAFYRHAKEEDAYVLSFEEIGKKIEELIAIGGTQILFQGGVHPKLKIEWYEELVAYISKHYPSITIHGFSAVEIDYIARVSKISTKEVLKRLNEKGLYSMPGAGAEILSDRVRDIIAPKKCDTSDWLRIHKEAHELGMKTTATMMFGTVESTREIVEHWEHIRNLQDETAGFRAFILWSFQGLNTKLMQEFPEIKKQSSNVYLRLLAVSRLFLDNFKNIQSSWVTQGSYVGQLALLFGANDLGSTMMEENVVKAAGASFRMNQDQMIELIKDVGEIPAKRNTNYDILEKF; encoded by the coding sequence TTGAAAAGACTTAGTGTAAATGAGGCTATCGATCTTATAGAAAATGCACCGCTTCACGAGCTTGGCAAGATGGCGCTAGCTAGAAAAAAAGAGCTTCATCCAGATAACATAACGACCTTCATTGTAGATCGCAACATTAACTATACAAACGTCTGCTGGGTGGATTGTAAATTTTGCGCATTTTACCGCCACGCAAAAGAAGAAGACGCTTATGTGCTAAGTTTTGAGGAGATCGGCAAGAAGATCGAGGAGCTTATCGCCATTGGCGGTACGCAAATTTTATTTCAAGGTGGCGTTCATCCAAAGCTAAAGATCGAGTGGTACGAGGAGCTTGTCGCCTACATCAGTAAGCACTATCCAAGCATCACGATACATGGTTTTTCAGCCGTTGAGATCGACTACATCGCAAGAGTTTCAAAAATTTCTACAAAAGAGGTCTTAAAACGCCTGAATGAAAAGGGCTTATACTCGATGCCAGGGGCTGGAGCGGAGATTTTAAGCGACCGCGTTCGTGACATCATCGCCCCAAAAAAATGCGATACCTCAGACTGGCTTCGCATACACAAAGAGGCGCACGAGCTTGGTATGAAAACGACTGCTACGATGATGTTTGGCACGGTTGAGAGCACTCGTGAGATCGTCGAGCACTGGGAGCATATCAGAAATTTACAAGATGAAACGGCTGGATTTAGGGCATTTATACTTTGGAGTTTTCAAGGGCTAAACACAAAGCTCATGCAAGAATTCCCTGAGATCAAAAAGCAAAGCTCAAACGTCTATCTAAGACTTCTTGCGGTCTCAAGGCTCTTTTTGGATAACTTTAAAAATATCCAAAGTAGCTGGGTTACGCAGGGCAGCTACGTAGGGCAGCTTGCACTTCTTTTTGGTGCTAATGACCTTGGTAGTACGATGATGGAAGAAAACGTCGTAAAGGCAGCAGGTGCTAGCTTTAGGATGAATCAAGATCAGATGATTGAGCTTATAAAAGATGTCGGAGAAATTCCAGCTAAGCGCAACACAAACTATGATATTTTGGAGAAATTTTAG
- a CDS encoding M16 family metallopeptidase, whose translation MKILDINVKNVKIPVVFESSKAMPVVSLRLVFKAAGSSQNGKLAGLARLSANLLNEGDMKLGSAKFAKELEVRAISLNASCGFETFCIDLNCLKEHFAFACGKLKELLLAPNLTEEILNRCKTVTLGEIAANENDFDYLARQGLFELLYPKSVLAQPSIGTKKSIKAITLEDVSKFLNEHLDLSNLLCLLGGDIDEKQTKELAGVLEILKPGKVRNLERFSPSDKCESSEIIRQSEQAYIYFGAPFNVKPEEKYKAAVATFILGEGGFGSRLMEEIRVKRGLAYSAYARNLLNLSYSQLYGYMQTKNEKKDEAIAVIKEEILKFSKKGVSKAELEQAKKFLLGSLPLRLETLFKRLDIAQSEFYEHGELGAFLKDLDKISALSLSELNSFIKAHAEINRLSFCVLKNEI comes from the coding sequence ATGAAAATTTTAGATATCAATGTAAAAAATGTAAAAATCCCAGTCGTTTTTGAAAGCTCAAAAGCGATGCCAGTAGTGAGCCTCAGACTTGTTTTCAAAGCAGCTGGCAGCTCTCAAAATGGCAAGCTTGCAGGCCTTGCAAGACTAAGTGCAAATTTACTAAACGAGGGCGATATGAAGCTAGGCTCGGCTAAATTTGCCAAAGAGCTTGAAGTAAGGGCGATCAGCCTAAATGCAAGCTGCGGTTTTGAGACATTTTGCATCGATCTAAACTGCCTAAAAGAGCACTTTGCCTTTGCGTGTGGCAAGCTAAAAGAGCTACTGCTCGCTCCAAATTTGACAGAAGAAATTCTAAATAGGTGCAAAACCGTCACACTTGGCGAGATCGCAGCAAATGAAAATGACTTTGACTACTTAGCAAGGCAGGGACTTTTTGAGCTTTTGTATCCAAAAAGCGTGCTTGCTCAGCCTAGTATTGGTACTAAAAAGAGCATTAAAGCAATCACGCTTGAAGATGTGAGCAAATTTTTAAACGAGCATTTAGACCTTTCAAATTTGCTTTGCTTGCTAGGTGGCGATATCGATGAGAAGCAGACAAAAGAGCTAGCCGGCGTTTTAGAGATCCTAAAACCTGGCAAGGTGCGAAATCTAGAGCGCTTTAGCCCAAGTGACAAGTGCGAAAGCAGCGAGATCATCAGGCAAAGCGAGCAGGCATACATCTACTTTGGTGCGCCATTTAACGTGAAACCTGAAGAAAAATACAAGGCCGCAGTGGCGACATTTATCCTAGGTGAGGGTGGCTTTGGCTCGAGGCTTATGGAGGAGATCCGTGTGAAAAGAGGGCTTGCTTATAGCGCCTACGCTAGAAATTTGCTAAATCTCTCTTACAGCCAGCTCTACGGCTACATGCAGACAAAAAATGAGAAAAAAGATGAGGCTATCGCCGTTATAAAAGAGGAAATTTTAAAATTTAGTAAAAAAGGCGTTAGCAAGGCCGAGCTTGAGCAGGCGAAGAAATTTTTACTTGGTTCGTTGCCGCTTAGACTTGAGACGCTATTTAAGCGCCTTGACATCGCGCAAAGCGAGTTTTATGAGCATGGCGAGCTTGGGGCATTTTTAAAGGATCTAGATAAAATTTCAGCCCTTTCGCTAAGCGAGCTAAATAGCTTCATAAAAGCCCACGCAGAGATCAATCGGCTAAGTTTTTGCGTCCTAAAAAATGAAATTTGA